The DNA window aacttGTTAAAAAGGACGTATCTTTTTGGTAGATGCTGCAATTTTAGCTAGTCTGCATTAAAAAATCTACATCTAAAACAAATCCCACTTTCTGGATacttattcatttttagttgtTCGAAACAAGAtccattttattattttttgggttaaaaacataaaagccccctgtggtataGCTATTACACATAAAAATCCCTCGTAGTTTCAAATCATGCCTATCGGTACCCCATGGTTTGAAAGAAAGTGCATTTTCGACGGAAATCGTTaatgaaaacgcgattatgAACCACGCGCTGAAAAAGAGCGTGGTTGCTTCGGAAAATGATTTTTTAACTCAAAGTTTGAGCTGATATTCCTCTTGTGCCCTTGACAACTTAataaaacttgatttccaaTCATTTTCGTCGGACTTTGGAGAAACCCAGCTTCTTTGACCGAAGGTTTCTTCAAGCTCTCGTGCCTCAGGAGGAAAATCTGTAGGCTTGTGCCTCCTTAAGTGCAAGTTTCAAAAGGTAAAACCTTTAACCATTTGGAATATCACTAAATTCTTATAATGAGCTCTATATTTTTGTTTGTGTAAATAGTGAAAGGAATAATTAAGAAACCGTACGATGATGTCTTCCTCAAGCTCTCGACCAGGCAGTGGGGGAAACGGAGCTAGAGATCTTCGATACCAGTACAAGATGTGTAATTGTCGAAGGAAGGCGAAACTAAAGATTGTTGAGTCAGAAAAGCCATCAAAGGGAATGTTATATTTTGTGTGTGAAAAAGATGAATGTAGGTTCTTTTCTTGGTGTATTCCCATTTACAGAGATGAACCAGATCGGGAAAATCAGTTTGTGAGCCAACCTGTTGCAGAACATTCCAATGTGGATGGCGTGCtctcaaaactggaaaatttggaTAATGAGTTCAAGAACTTAAAATTGCTAGTTAGAGGTTGTGTTATGGTAtctgttttttctattttactGTTGTTGATATCTACCAAATAAGACTCTGGAATTTGGTAGCCAGTTGTATGGAGTTGCTAAAGCTGATCATTTGGCTGTTTCAGCTAGAACCTTGTAATGCTATGCTTTCTTGATGAAGTATAATTCGACTGTTTCAACTGCTTTCAAAATGTTGTAACTTAAAACTTTGAATAGAATACTCATAAGCAGCAAATGTTTTAGAAAAATgaacagaaaaaataaaagaggcACGAAGTGCCATTATTCGTGCCTTTACAGACAAAAGATTTCTAGACGTTCAATAACCTGTAAAATAACTAGTGATCAAAGAGGCACGAAGTGCCATTACAGACAAAAGGTTTAGCACTTGGTGGAAAATTTCTGTAAAATAACCTGGCTGCACAGAGAACTTCATTCAAAAGGTACAACCAAATAGTGGCAACTACTGCCAAGTCAAGTGTACAAAAAATTAGACAAAAGAATTCCAGACGTTCTGCAGGCAACCAATCATTCTGCAGGCATCATTACAACCAGATGTAATATTCCAAAATGAAAGTCTAAATACAGATAGGCAAATATTAGGCAAGTAATTAAGGCTGGACAGCTTTTGCTCTCTTTGGCCTTAACTTCTGCAGGACATCAGTAACAGTACGAGCCAGAGCTCTTTTTGTTGGTGCAGTGGTGTCATCAGCCCTGCTACACCCTTGGTTTGTACCAGCTACAGActgaaattaaaacaaaaagaCAATTTAGAAATGTCCCACTGAACTGATAAGTCTTTCAACCAGTGAATGTTATGGAAGGAGTGTACACCTTCCGAGCCTTAGTGCTTGTCTTTGTAGTAGTCCCGGTTGCAGCAGCCTCTTCAGTAAATGACTGTGGTTCAGTAGATGACTCAACAATTGGCTGTGATTGCATGGAAGCTGTAGCACTTGCTTCAGGTGCCTACAAAGAGCATTTAACATTAGTAATAATAAATACAAATGCTGTAACAATGCCATTTAAGTGTACAATGAAAGATTACCTTGTAAAATTTGGAGTTAGGGTGAATGGGATTCTTGCACGTCCGTGAGTTATGATTTGGTTGAAAACACCTCTTGCAATGCACAGATAGACCCTTTCTAGTAGATATTTGCCCCTTCTTAGGCTCATCTTGTGCTCTTTGACGCATCTTCTTTGGTCTGCCAGGCATTCTCCTAACTTCAGGGGGGTTTAAGCCCTCTTGTTCACATGTTATTCAGTAGGTATCACTTGGAACATGTGTGATAGTGTGTGCATATATCTTCAGATATTCTACTCTAGTGTAGCAAGCATGAACATAATCGTTTATAGGTAATCTACACACTCCTATTGCAGCACATGCATGGGCACAAGGATAACCTGTTAGTTGAAAATAACCACAGGTACAAGTCCATTCATGCAAATCAACCACCACACATTTTCTCGGACCACAATCTATCTCATATTTCTGATGTCCGTCCCATGTCGCAACAAATGTCCGGCTCAACCTTTGATTCTTATCAATCTTTTCTGCTatatttggacagatttgtccATGAAACTTTTGCATTCCAGATCTTTTTGTTTGAATTCTATGCATCAGCTTCCTCCTTATCCATTCAAGCATCCCAATGATTGGTAACTCTCTTGCTTCTAATATATAATTGTTGAATGACTCATTTAGGTTGTTCACTAGAATGTCACACTTACTACTTCCTCTAAAATGTGATCTACTCCACAGAGTTGGTGGAATCCGGTTCAGCCATTCAGCAGCTTCTTTGTTTGCCTTTTCCAAGTCATTCATTGCCACCTTCCATTCCTTTTCATTGCCAACACTTGCAGCAGCCCAGAACAtgtctttcatttcctttcctttgaacttttggttgaaattttgGTACATATGTCTCAAGCAGAATCTATGTTCCGAATCTGGAAAAAGTTCATTCACAGCATGTACTAGCCCTTTCTGTCTATCTGAGATAAATGTCCAAGGAATGTTATCCTTTCCCATGCCCAAATCAGCCATTAACAACTCCAAAAACCATTTTCAGGAGTCATACCTCTCTACCTCAACCACTGCAACTGCTATTGGCACCATGTTGTCGTTGCCATCTCTCCCAAGAGCAGACAGTAATTGGCCACCAAATGCTGTTTTAAGAAAACAGCCATCTAGACCAATTATTGGTCTACAACCATCAAGAAAACCCTGCTTGCATGCATGCAAGCAATAATATAATCTTTCAAATGTCCCATTTGAACCTTCAGTTGGTCTGTCCATCTGAATCTTGATAGTACTTCCAGGATTTGTGTCTCGGACTGTCGCTGCATAACTCCAAAGTTTCTGATACTGCTCCATGTCCGTACCAAGCATCAGATCCTTTGCCTTACGCTTAGCTCTGCCGACCTTAGCAATTGAAACATTGATCATTAAGTCTCTCTTGATGTCATTCTTCAGCCCCATCAAATCACCTCTTGGATTATCCCTGATCTTATCTTGatacttgatgctcaaatatgcaGCTGTTGCATGCTTGTTTTTATACTCTCGAGCACACACATGCTCACCCTTCAATGACTTTATTTGAAAGGTTGATTCAAATTGAATTGGTGTTGCACGAATCCTCCATGTACAGCCTTTCGCACACTTGGCAATAATTTTCTTGGAGTAGTTTTTCACCCAAGTAACTTCATATCCTTCTCTGACTAGCCATTCACGCAACACAAATCTGAACACTCTGAAATTAGTAAACTTCTGCCCCACTTTCAGCTCAAAGTTTGGCTTCTTAAACTCAACTTCAGGATTAAAGTCAAGGCAATCATCATCTTCTCTACCATCACATCTTTTTGCATCCAGCAACTCCTCATCCGAAATCACTGGTTCCTGCCAATTCTCTTCAACGACATCATCATTCACTTCTTGTTGTATGCCTGCTCTCAAATCTGGATCTCCAACTGTTGAAGGGTCTTTTTCAGTTCTAACAGCTTCATCTTCTGATGGAATTTGTGATGGTATTTGAGTTGAAATAGTTGGTGGAATTTTCTGAATCACATCAGGCCCTTTTGATTGCTTGGTTTTActtgtctttttcttccttGCATCCGCACTTTTAGCAGCACTTTTTTCATCTTTATTCTCAGCAAATGAGAATACGTGCAGAGGGAGTCTTGCTGAAACAGTGGCCCCATCAGCTTTGTCCTTGTCTCCATCAGCTTTTTGGTTGTTGCCTCCACTAGTTATATTGGTCTGGTTGTTGTCTCCTGCGGCATCTTTCTTGGGTGCAAATATGTCCTCATCTTCTATTGTTTCCAACCCCTCTTTTAACCATTCTGGCTCTTCATTATCATCAGTACTTGTATCTGTCCCTGTAGTAACTATAGCTACCCCACCATCCTTTGTATCACTgcctttcttttttattgttgTGTTGCTGGATGTTTCCTTTGTAGATGTACCATCATTGACCCCACCATCTTCAGGCTCTTTTTCAAATGGCTCATCCCCACTACAAGCATAAATTAGTCTTTCTGGTGTCCCCTCATATGCCAAATTCATCAATTTAATATCATCATTGTTTCTAATTGGATGTAGGCCACCATCCAAATCAACAAAGGGGGCACAAAACCAAAACGTTACTCTCGTTGCTCCTTCATCTACTTTCTTAAACATTCTGCACAAACTCACTATGTCTACCTTATCTTCAACTCTTTCTTTGAAAATGGCCATGTGAGTTCCCGTGTAGTGGAGCCTTggtttttctttgaattttccACCAAAGTACATCTTTATGTCTACTTTATCCTTGATGTTCTCCTCTGCTATTGCATGACAAACAATAAAGTACTCATTTTTCAGTAATTTATCTTTCACAATTATACAAAAAGCTAACATAATACAACAGATCCAGAACAAATAATTCATTATACATGAGATGGGGGACCACATTTGACTACAACATGTTTTCATTAACTCCTGAAAACTGATAACGATACAAATTTGGACAGATTCAGTCTTCTGCCAACTACTCTAATTCGATAGTACAACAGATTTAAAGACGAACAACTTAGTTGACTGAGATTCAAAGACAATCACATATTCAGATTCAGCAACTAAGAATGTCCGCTAACAACTCCAGATTATAAGGCTTTTCTTTTTCGTAGTCAACCAAAGACAATATCCTAACAAATTTGCCAATTGATAATCAAAATAGCAAATGTAGGGCATACTTCGAAAACCTTCAATTCATTAACAACattaatatatatatcaaaaaccttatttttgttaaataatgaCCTTAAAATGTAGTATGAAACCAGTAAATCACAATAAAAATCCCAAACTACCCCAAACCCCAAATCGAAATAGATGAGGGACGGCATACAAACCCATTTTTCTTCGATTTTTTCAGCAAATCTTCACTTCCTTGTAGTTCCTGTCGCTGTCGGAGTTTGATTGCTATAACAATCGGGAATTTGGCTGATaattgtctctctctctctctagggctttttctttgtttctctcTTCGATCGTTCTATCTCAGCAAACTGACTAATTCCTTCAGCAATTTTTCGCTTATATCGTTAGGGCATTTATGTCTTTTCACTGACCTCCGTTTTCATTAACGATTTCCGTCGAAAATGCACTTTCTTTCAAACCATGGGGTACCGATAGGCATGATTTGAAACTACGAGGGGTTTTTATGTGTAATAGCTATACTACAGGGGGCTTTTATgtttttaacccttattttttttcttgaatttgatgaaaaatTGATGATGTTATTGCTTTTTTGTTCGGGTAGGTGTATGCAGCGAGATTGGACGATCCCTCATCGAGGTGCTCCACGGACACATTTAGGATACGCGGACCCTGCACCTACGACGTCTGTTATCTCTACTTGCTGAGGGTAGGATCGGACGGTTGGGAGCCGGAGAGCGTGAAGGTGTTCGTTCCTGATGGGAGGGCAATTACCTTCAATTACAACACATTTCTGCCTGATGGAGTTCGGTTTGGTTTCAACCATTGTAATGGGGGATCTGCTGCCCTGCTTATGTAACAATTTCAAACTTTCCCACCTGTCTTGCCCTGTACAACATCGTTTTTACGGTTGGATTTGGCAGAATGAAATACTACGTACTTCTTTTGTGAGATTTTGtattgtattattatttttctcagtGTTATAGTAGTAGTATTATGGTATGGAatatggatggatggatggatttTTGGTATACTTTCCGCCCCATATTTGGGATGCCCAGGGCAATTGCTTTCTTCGTATCGTTATAGTTTTAGTGACTTCCGCTTTCGTGGGCATTTCATTGGTTTGCCTTTGCGTGACAAATAAGGTGATCGGCATCTTTAAACCACAAAAAAAGAGGTGTTATCAGCATCTATCTGATTCCGTCATTGAACGGGCACCCAACGCGCCTGTAGCTCAGTGGATAGAGCGTCTGTTTCCTAAGCAGAAAGTCGTAGGTTCGACCCCTACCTGGCGCGTTTAACAGATGTTTACCTCTTGAAGTCTTATTATAAGACATTCAGACTTTTTAACCCGCTGCTATCAGTGTATATGAAcaatcaaatgaaaaaaaaaaaaaacagcataTTGTTTTAGTCAAAACCAAATATTTTGGTTGGaggcttttctttcttctccacCAACAGGAGGCATCTAACACTTTAAGACCAATGACTGGAAAACACTAATCGTCAATAGTGCTCATGATTCCGCCAATAAAGCCAGCACCATTACAGTTGCCGCACAAAATCTGCTTTTTACCTCTGCAAAAGTAGTCACGGAAGAGCACAACCCAGTTAATACTCGATTTGGGCAAGTGAACAATGCTGCGAAGATAATATGGGACAACacaaaaatgcatttctatcctaaATCATTCTTCACATAAGAAGGACATAAAATCCTGAAAATACAACTTCCCTTGTCAGCGCCAGCCAGGTATACCACTCTCCCAATCCATTACTTGCAAATCAACAATTTTGCAGAAAAAGATAAGGATAGACAAAAAGGGGGATAGGTGTTCCTCTTCCTCAGCCTGATACCAAACGCTTTTTGAGGTTTACAGGTTTCATATCAAGTTACAAGGCATGGGCACCATATGTTGACACAGTTGCTCAAGACCACAGACAGCCTGATGGAGCATGCAGTGGGAAAAATGAAGGCGGTGAAGCGGAAACAGTAATGGCAATAGGTTCTCACAAGTATTAATTAAACCATGGGATGGAATGGAGGAAGGATGTATAGGGCCACCAAATATATGCATGGTGCAGGTACCAGTTTAAGGGAGGATATCTGATCACAACTCTGAGAGAATTACAGGTGGTAAGCCAGAGGAAAATAGCAGTACACATTTTTATGGAGGTGGGATGGAGGATATGTGGCTCCTCAATCTCATCCAATCCTAAATCTATTACTTATATTTTCCATTGTTATCTTATACTCTTTTCTTTGTCTTTCCTAATTTATTTACATCATGTTTATCTATGTCTGAAAAATATGGACGATCTTTTACGACTGTTGCGAGTTCACTTTCTGCTATTGTTCTCTTTTTGCAGTCGGAGAGCAGGTGTAGTCGCAGTCAAATCTCTAGGGCTATCAATAGTATAGAGCTAGCCTGAAGGGGTAGATGTAACAAATGACTGCTTTTATTTCACTGATAACTAGGGGAACATCCAAAGCTCGGGGTTTTCATGTTTTTGGGTTGAATAAGATAAGATTGAGGAATATGATACTTGAACGACATACCTGCAAAGCCAACATAATCCACCAGCCTTGAATTGTCCATTGAAGTGATCAACAGAGTTGACTCCTGAACCTTTGCATTGCTTACATGAAACAGCACCTAGAGAAACAGCAAACGCAGTGCTCCATAAGATGTAGACCAGGAAAACTTATTAAAGTACTGCTGCTTGCTTAAGCAAGGAAATGGAGGTTAAAATCATACTAAGATTGGCCTACGACCAACAATTTGCAGGATTTTGTGGCTTTTACTTCAATTTCAGTATATCATAAGTGACTCAAGTTCATCAAAGACCTTGTCGATATACATCTATTAGCATCACGTCGGTGAACGAGTCCAAATGGCACATTTAACAACTAAATACAGGAACAGCTAGTCCAATTGTAAACGGTTCTTGCAATTATAGTTGTCAATAAATGCTcataaatattttctttttgcaTAACACTATAAGAAGAATTAAGAAATTGATGCAATTCAACGCCTTCAGGTGGTGGCAACTTGAAAGAAATAAATAGTTACTTCAAATAGCCACAAAGTCTTAATCAGTTTCATTACCATTTCCATCACATTCAGCACAGACGATGCTATTTGGTTTGGTCCTTTGGTCACTGCCTGCTGCCTATTAAATCAAAATGAAAATGCATTATGGTGAAATGACTTATAGGGCACTCTCAATTGGTAACTAAGAAAGATCTGTAAATAATACTTAAAACAAGAGAACAACCAGCAAAACTACATTGTTATATAGTGTTGAATGCATAAATCCATTGATTCAATAGGTTGTTGAATCCAAATAATGCACTAAACAATCATTTCAGTGCATGCAAAATCATGTTGCAGAATAGGTCAAAGGGGCTAAAATAGCAGAGAGCTTCGCTTCCTAGCACAAGGTCCATCCTCATTATGTTCTCCTCTGAGCATGCAGTTAACAAGACTAATGCTCATTTAAAAACTCAAGGAGGATGCTTGTGCTAATTTACTCTGCTCATAAAGCGGCTTCAAAAATCAGACTTTTGTGCCTAGAGTTTCTTCACAAAATCAAAGTATAGCAGCAAACGAACTCTGTTTCCATCTCAAATGCAGGAAGAAGAAATTAGCCAATAATTGGTATTATGCAAGTTTATTGGAGCAATTACCGAAGGAGATAATGTAGTGTTGGTTCTTGAGTTCAGAAGTTAAAGACTATTGAAACTTGAGACAACCAAAATGTGCGAAATGAACACTTACCTTGACCTCTAAATTTTGCAAATTAGCAGCATTTTTAGAGCTATGAGTCACATCATTCATCCACTGGACCTTTCTACCATTGCACCGGCCAAGTGTAATGCCTAAAAAGAATTATCAACAATTCAAAATCCcatcaaacaaaaaattaacTTACAATAACTCGAAAGATATCAACTTTCCGTTTAATAGAGTCATCTTGCAAGCTTACACCCAGGAATACTCATCAattgaggaggaggaggaggaagttTTGACAGTTTACAAAGAAGAGGTCTTACCatagagagagggagagaggaatACCTGGCTTATTAGTGGGTTTGAAAGATATGAGAGGGGTGAAACACAACGAATTTGACATtaaaacagaaagaaaagaatcTTCGCTCTTCAGCAAGCAAAACGAGTGACGAAGAATGAGCAAATGTGCTGGCAgtcaaaagaaagcaagaaactCTAGGAAGAGAAGAATGTGGCTGTGAGGATGAAGTGAGGCCAAGCGTTGGTGGCAACGAACGTGAGCAGCAGAAGCTGCCAACTGGATAAGGTTTTACGTTTTTTTCACTTCCAATGCCATTTTTACTCAATTACAAAAAAACCCTTGTCGGGGGAattccatttatttatttattttttcaaagttTGCATCTTAAAAGTCCTAAGCCACTGAACCTCCAGCTTCTTTGTTTTACAAATTTAATCAACTTTCAACTGCATGTACTCATTATATTCCAACATGACAAAAAACTTGAGAAATTTTTGTGTACTTcgattttattaaaaaaaagaaaaagaaagagggcagagaaaatgaagaaaaatcttTTGCCTAAGTTAACCGAGGACAGAAGAGTCAATGGGAATTCTTCATCAATGACAACTCCGCGAAAGCACCGCCTCTCACTccttaattcaaaaaaaaaaattttttttctagttaATCTCTTTGCGACGCCAAGAAAGCAGAGCGAAGCAGCAGCAAACATGGAAAGCACTCTGTTATCTCTGTCTCGCTTCATCCCCTCGCCAA is part of the Coffea eugenioides isolate CCC68of chromosome 6, Ceug_1.0, whole genome shotgun sequence genome and encodes:
- the LOC113774710 gene encoding uncharacterized protein LOC113774710; the encoded protein is MSNSLCFTPLISFKPTNKPGITLGRCNGRKVQWMNDVTHSSKNAANLQNLEVKAAGSDQRTKPNSIVCAECDGNGAVSCKQCKGSGVNSVDHFNGQFKAGGLCWLCRGKKQILCGNCNGAGFIGGIMSTIDD